Proteins from a genomic interval of Haemophilus parainfluenzae T3T1:
- a CDS encoding 4Fe-4S dicluster domain-containing protein: MNRFVIGDPKDCIGCNTCMAACSEVHKAFGLQSFPRLQVMRNDDVTVPILCRHCDDSPCATVCPVHAITHINDTIQLNESLCIGCKLCGIACPFGAITQHGSAPIDAPTYYEGFSFTDAVKRDIRTAPDNTDLHNMLAWQPGVKAIAVKCDLCYFREDGPACVQTCPTKTLFIISDESIKQANERKREMAMVSSPAIPR, encoded by the coding sequence ATGAATCGTTTTGTAATCGGTGATCCGAAGGATTGCATTGGATGCAACACCTGTATGGCCGCTTGTAGCGAAGTGCATAAAGCTTTCGGATTACAATCTTTTCCACGTTTACAAGTCATGCGTAATGATGATGTAACCGTGCCAATTCTCTGTCGTCATTGTGATGATTCACCATGTGCTACCGTGTGTCCGGTGCACGCAATCACACATATTAATGACACCATTCAACTTAACGAAAGTCTCTGTATCGGTTGTAAACTTTGTGGTATTGCTTGCCCATTCGGTGCAATTACCCAACATGGTTCTGCACCGATTGACGCACCAACCTATTATGAAGGATTCTCCTTCACTGATGCGGTAAAACGAGATATTCGTACTGCACCAGATAATACGGATTTACACAATATGCTGGCATGGCAACCAGGTGTGAAAGCCATTGCGGTGAAATGCGATCTTTGCTATTTCCGTGAAGATGGTCCGGCTTGTGTTCAAACCTGTCCAACTAAAACGTTATTTATTATTAGTGATGAGAGTATCAAGCAGGCTAACGAAAGAAAACGTGAAATGGCAATGGTTTCTTCGCCTGCTATTCCAAGATAA
- the hybG gene encoding hydrogenase maturation factor HybG, with protein MCLGIPGQIIQVADSALQLAVVDVCGVKREVNISLICQDDPKPLVGKWVLVHVGFAMTIIDEEEAKQTQEALIAMSQLEHEVGDFLGLNQK; from the coding sequence ATGTGTTTAGGTATTCCGGGACAGATCATTCAAGTAGCTGACAGCGCATTACAGCTTGCTGTAGTCGATGTGTGCGGAGTTAAAAGAGAGGTTAATATTTCATTAATTTGTCAGGATGACCCAAAACCTCTCGTCGGTAAATGGGTACTCGTACATGTAGGTTTTGCCATGACAATTATCGATGAAGAAGAGGCCAAGCAAACGCAAGAAGCCTTAATTGCCATGAGTCAGCTAGAACACGAAGTCGGTGATTTTCTTGGCTTAAATCAAAAATAA
- the hypF gene encoding carbamoyltransferase HypF codes for MQGIELRIKGKVQGVGFRPFVWLLANQYGLNGDVNNDGQGVLIRFVSPPANALEQFLSDLQNKLPPLAQITDITLRAIDWPDSATVTSFTIRESENNQMDTQIIPDAATCPHCLADLFDPNNRRYHYPFTNCTHCGPRFTIIKAIPYDRKNTAMASFPLCPQCEKEYKDPADRRFHAQPNACSVCGPHIWLQDREKTLFTHETALKQTALLLQQGHIVAVKGLGGFHLACDANNQKTVDLLRQRKYRPTKPLAIMVPDLQFLQDLSSQETELLTSSAAPIVLLAKHKVPNIADNIAPNLQEIGVMLPSNPLQHLLLRAVNRPLVMTSANASGQPPVLKNEHAVEQLANLADFYLCHNRDILQRADDSLVRVAFDGLETLRRARGYVPDEIPLETQSTKNVLALGSDLKNTFCLLRHNKAVLSQHIGDTANEQVRSQLSENLELFQNIYQFKPDIIAVDAHPGYFSSSIGKQLAEQQQITPIEVLHHHAHIVSVMVEHNCNEPVIGLALDGIGMGENGQLWGGECLLVDYQHSQYLGGLPAVALPGGDLAAKQPWRNWLAHLHQFVPQWQEILTKTCTEPNWQILVNAIERGLNCPPISSAGRLFDAVAYALGIAPSSVSWEGEAACHLEALANTSSLATQAQSAVNIPVKMPLISNKLDLAYFWQNWLNYHASVEDKAFAFHYALAQGFAELATSQAREHQCRTIVLSGGVMHNQLLRRLLKENLSEFHVLSAHKLPMGDGGLSLGQAVIAMHRN; via the coding sequence ATGCAAGGGATCGAATTACGCATAAAAGGAAAGGTTCAGGGCGTGGGATTTCGCCCTTTTGTCTGGCTTCTGGCAAATCAATATGGATTAAATGGAGATGTCAATAATGATGGACAAGGCGTGTTAATTCGTTTTGTCTCTCCACCAGCAAATGCACTTGAGCAATTTTTATCCGACCTACAAAATAAACTCCCACCGCTAGCGCAAATTACTGACATTACTCTGCGCGCCATAGATTGGCCTGACTCCGCCACAGTAACAAGCTTTACTATCCGGGAAAGCGAAAATAATCAAATGGATACGCAAATTATTCCCGATGCGGCGACCTGTCCACATTGTTTAGCTGACTTATTCGATCCCAACAATCGACGTTATCACTACCCCTTTACTAATTGTACCCATTGTGGCCCACGTTTTACCATCATCAAGGCAATTCCTTACGATAGAAAAAACACGGCGATGGCTTCTTTTCCGCTTTGTCCACAATGTGAAAAAGAATATAAAGATCCCGCTGATCGTCGTTTTCATGCTCAACCTAATGCTTGTTCAGTCTGTGGACCCCATATCTGGTTGCAGGATCGAGAAAAAACACTTTTTACTCATGAAACCGCGCTAAAACAGACCGCACTTTTATTGCAACAAGGTCACATCGTCGCTGTTAAAGGCTTAGGCGGTTTTCATCTGGCCTGTGATGCGAATAATCAAAAGACGGTTGATTTATTACGTCAACGGAAATATCGTCCAACAAAACCATTAGCCATCATGGTGCCTGATCTGCAGTTTTTACAGGATTTGAGTTCTCAAGAAACAGAATTGCTAACCAGCAGTGCAGCTCCGATTGTACTGCTAGCAAAACATAAAGTACCCAATATTGCTGATAATATTGCGCCTAACTTGCAAGAAATCGGCGTCATGCTTCCAAGTAATCCACTACAACATTTGTTGTTACGTGCGGTTAATCGTCCGCTCGTGATGACCTCTGCGAATGCCAGTGGGCAACCTCCTGTATTGAAAAATGAACATGCGGTGGAACAATTAGCTAATTTAGCGGATTTTTATCTTTGTCATAATCGCGATATTCTACAACGTGCTGATGATAGCCTTGTTCGCGTTGCCTTCGATGGATTAGAAACATTGCGTCGTGCTCGTGGCTATGTGCCTGATGAAATACCACTTGAAACACAAAGCACAAAAAATGTATTAGCGTTGGGTTCTGATCTGAAAAATACATTCTGCTTACTACGTCACAATAAAGCCGTACTAAGCCAACATATTGGTGATACGGCAAATGAACAAGTGCGGTCACAATTAAGTGAAAATCTTGAATTATTTCAAAATATTTATCAATTTAAACCTGACATTATCGCTGTCGATGCTCACCCTGGCTATTTTTCATCTTCCATTGGTAAACAACTTGCCGAACAGCAACAAATCACACCAATAGAAGTTCTACATCATCATGCTCATATTGTCAGCGTAATGGTCGAGCACAATTGTAATGAACCTGTTATTGGTCTTGCTCTAGACGGTATCGGCATGGGTGAAAATGGACAACTTTGGGGAGGTGAATGTCTACTCGTTGACTATCAACATAGTCAATATTTAGGTGGTCTGCCTGCTGTGGCTCTGCCAGGAGGCGATCTTGCAGCTAAACAACCTTGGCGCAACTGGCTGGCTCACCTGCATCAATTTGTACCACAATGGCAAGAAATTCTCACCAAAACCTGTACCGAACCGAATTGGCAAATATTAGTCAATGCCATTGAACGTGGACTCAATTGCCCACCTATATCATCTGCGGGGCGTTTATTTGATGCTGTAGCTTATGCTCTCGGTATTGCACCAAGCAGTGTTTCTTGGGAGGGCGAAGCAGCCTGTCATTTAGAAGCATTGGCAAACACCTCATCTTTGGCGACACAAGCACAAAGTGCGGTCAATATTCCAGTAAAAATGCCGCTTATCAGCAATAAACTGGATTTGGCTTACTTTTGGCAAAATTGGTTGAATTATCATGCTTCTGTTGAAGATAAAGCCTTTGCCTTTCATTATGCTCTCGCCCAAGGTTTTGCTGAACTTGCAACAAGCCAAGCTCGCGAACATCAATGTCGTACTATCGTGCTATCTGGCGGCGTGATGCATAACCAACTGCTACGTCGCTTATTAAAAGAAAATTTGAGCGAATTCCATGTACTAAGTGCGCATAAACTACCGATGGGTGATGGCGGACTCAGTTTAGGTCAGGCGGTTATTGCCATGCATAGAAACTGA
- a CDS encoding lysine exporter LysO family protein, with translation MQDMINGLLIVLVPMVLGYLLKVNNKSYIAKINHIVMFLLYIILFLMGYLLGQLDDLEHKLPIIGTTAVTLSAIILGSNMIGLMLYDRFNPAEPLKSQGKIDSRWHSLIDSLKLSGTVVLGTICGFFFKSYLMLPTGINLYVLIVLIFFVGIQLRNNGISLKEAIFNKRGFQTGMVFTFTSLLGGVIAAFVLAIPITQGLAFASGMGWYSLSSVVLTNAWGPVQGSIAFFNDLSREIVSLFVIPLFMRHFRSTAIGITGATAIDCTLPIIQKAGGIEVTPIAISFGFVTNILPPLLLVFFSSIPL, from the coding sequence ATGCAGGATATGATAAATGGCTTATTAATTGTCTTGGTACCGATGGTGTTAGGCTATCTACTGAAGGTCAATAATAAATCCTATATCGCAAAGATTAATCATATCGTCATGTTTTTGCTTTACATCATCCTTTTCTTAATGGGGTATTTGCTTGGTCAATTGGATGATTTAGAACATAAACTCCCTATTATTGGTACAACTGCGGTAACACTATCTGCGATCATTTTGGGTTCAAATATGATTGGCCTGATGCTTTACGATCGCTTTAACCCAGCTGAGCCACTTAAATCACAAGGTAAAATTGATTCTCGCTGGCATTCCTTAATTGATTCTCTCAAACTTTCTGGCACAGTAGTGCTTGGTACCATTTGTGGTTTCTTTTTTAAATCCTATTTAATGCTGCCTACAGGTATAAATCTATATGTATTGATTGTGCTGATTTTCTTTGTGGGTATTCAACTAAGAAATAATGGTATTTCTTTAAAAGAGGCTATTTTCAATAAGCGTGGTTTTCAAACAGGGATGGTGTTTACGTTTACCTCGTTACTAGGGGGCGTGATAGCTGCTTTCGTTTTAGCGATACCGATTACTCAAGGACTCGCTTTTGCCTCTGGAATGGGATGGTATTCGTTATCTAGTGTGGTATTAACTAATGCGTGGGGACCGGTGCAGGGTAGTATTGCCTTTTTTAATGATTTATCCCGTGAAATTGTCAGTTTATTTGTCATCCCATTATTTATGCGTCATTTTCGTTCGACGGCAATTGGAATTACGGGAGCGACCGCAATAGATTGCACTTTGCCGATTATTCAAAAAGCGGGGGGCATTGAAGTGACACCTATAGCTATTTCATTTGGCTTTGTGACGAATATTCTGCCACCGTTATTATTGGTTTTCTTTTCCAGTATTCCGTTATAA
- the aroG gene encoding 3-deoxy-7-phosphoheptulonate synthase AroG, translated as MATKKEDIEIKVANDDTRIEKVDQVLPPIALLEKFPASEEAAELVRETRLHAHNIIHGKDDRLLVVIGPCSIHDPKAALDYAKRLKVLRDKYKDTLEVVMRVYFEKPRTTVGWKGLINDPYLNDTYRLNDGLRIARKLLSDINNLGVPSAGEFLDMITPQYVADFMSWGAIGARTTESQVHRELASGLSCAVGFKNGTNGGVKVALDAMGAAEAAHYFLSVTKFGHSAIVSTKGNEDCHIILRGGDKGPNYKAEDIAKVCAEIEKSGRIPHVMIDFSHANSSKQFKKQMEVCEDVCQQIAGGSKQIFGVMVESHIVEGRQDLVDGKAHTYGQSITDACIGWEDTEIVLKQLSDAVAARRQVNG; from the coding sequence ATGGCGACGAAGAAAGAAGATATCGAAATAAAAGTTGCAAATGACGATACCCGGATTGAAAAAGTGGATCAGGTATTGCCTCCCATTGCTTTATTAGAAAAATTTCCTGCAAGTGAAGAAGCAGCTGAGTTAGTTCGTGAAACCCGTTTACATGCCCACAATATTATTCATGGAAAAGACGACCGTTTACTTGTGGTAATTGGTCCTTGTTCTATACATGATCCTAAAGCTGCATTAGATTACGCTAAACGTTTAAAAGTATTACGTGATAAATATAAAGATACACTTGAAGTGGTGATGCGCGTTTACTTTGAAAAACCGCGTACAACAGTAGGTTGGAAAGGCTTAATCAACGATCCTTATTTAAATGATACGTATCGTTTAAATGATGGCTTACGTATTGCACGTAAATTGTTATCTGATATTAATAACTTAGGTGTGCCATCAGCGGGTGAGTTCTTAGATATGATCACACCTCAATATGTGGCAGATTTTATGAGTTGGGGTGCAATTGGTGCGAGAACAACTGAATCTCAAGTTCACCGTGAGTTAGCTTCAGGATTATCTTGTGCGGTAGGTTTTAAAAACGGCACAAATGGTGGCGTAAAAGTAGCTCTAGATGCAATGGGCGCGGCGGAGGCTGCACATTATTTCTTATCCGTAACAAAATTTGGTCATTCTGCTATTGTTTCAACAAAAGGAAATGAAGACTGCCATATTATTTTACGTGGTGGCGATAAAGGCCCTAACTATAAGGCTGAAGACATTGCAAAAGTGTGTGCAGAGATCGAAAAATCAGGTCGTATTCCACATGTAATGATTGATTTCAGTCATGCAAATAGTAGCAAACAATTTAAAAAACAAATGGAAGTTTGTGAAGATGTTTGTCAGCAAATCGCAGGCGGTTCAAAACAAATCTTTGGTGTGATGGTAGAGAGCCATATCGTTGAAGGTCGTCAAGATTTAGTGGATGGCAAAGCACATACTTACGGACAAAGTATTACTGACGCTTGTATTGGCTGGGAAGATACAGAAATCGTGTTAAAACAGTTATCTGATGCTGTAGCGGCTCGCCGTCAAGTAAATGGCTAG
- a CDS encoding DegQ family serine endoprotease, which translates to MKKRNFVLTGIALGLSVFGTSLSVQAAIPNEIVEQGSLAPMLEKAQAAVVTLSVEGKAKANSRSALPDDIPEEFKFFFGDQFGEQFGGDRGASRNFRGLGSGVIINADKGYVLTNNHVVDGADKITVKLQDGREFKAKLVGKDEQSDIALVQIEKPTNLTAIKMADSDKLRVGDFTVAIGNPFGLGQTVTSGIVSALGRSTGSDSGAYENYIQTDAAVNRGNSGGALLNLQGELIGINTAIISPSGGNAGIAFAIPSNQANNLVQQILEFGEVRRGLLGIKGGELNADLAKAFNVSAQQGAFVSEVIPNSAAEKAGLKAGDVITAMNGQKISSFAEMRAKIATSGAGKEIELTYLRDGKSESVKVTLQADDGTQTASKTELPALDGATLSNYDAKGVKGVEISKVQPNSMAAQRGLKSGDIIIGINRQPIESTQDLRKALDEKPSAVALNILRGKNNFYLLVQ; encoded by the coding sequence ATGAAGAAAAGAAATTTTGTATTAACCGGTATAGCATTAGGTTTAAGTGTGTTTGGTACCTCTTTATCCGTTCAAGCGGCTATTCCAAATGAAATCGTAGAACAAGGCAGCCTAGCGCCAATGTTAGAAAAAGCGCAAGCAGCAGTTGTGACTCTTTCAGTTGAAGGCAAAGCAAAAGCAAACAGCCGTTCAGCATTACCTGATGATATTCCAGAAGAATTTAAATTTTTCTTTGGTGATCAATTTGGCGAACAATTCGGCGGAGATCGTGGCGCATCACGCAACTTCCGTGGTTTAGGTTCAGGCGTGATCATCAATGCAGATAAAGGTTATGTTTTAACTAATAATCACGTGGTAGATGGTGCGGATAAAATTACCGTAAAATTACAAGACGGACGTGAATTCAAAGCAAAACTCGTTGGAAAAGACGAACAATCTGATATTGCTTTAGTACAAATCGAAAAACCAACCAATCTTACTGCTATCAAAATGGCTGACTCCGATAAATTACGTGTCGGTGACTTTACCGTTGCTATCGGTAACCCATTTGGTTTAGGTCAAACTGTAACCTCTGGTATCGTTTCTGCACTTGGTCGCTCTACTGGTTCAGATAGCGGTGCGTATGAAAACTATATCCAAACTGATGCTGCGGTAAACCGTGGTAACTCTGGTGGTGCATTATTGAATTTACAAGGTGAATTAATTGGTATTAATACGGCTATTATTTCTCCAAGTGGTGGTAATGCAGGGATTGCCTTTGCAATTCCAAGCAACCAAGCCAATAATCTCGTTCAACAAATCTTAGAATTTGGTGAAGTACGCCGTGGTTTACTCGGTATTAAAGGTGGTGAATTAAATGCAGATTTAGCGAAAGCCTTTAATGTCAGTGCGCAGCAAGGTGCATTTGTGAGTGAAGTCATTCCAAATTCTGCTGCCGAAAAAGCAGGCTTAAAAGCAGGTGATGTGATTACCGCAATGAATGGTCAAAAAATCTCAAGCTTTGCCGAAATGCGTGCAAAAATCGCAACTTCTGGTGCGGGTAAAGAAATTGAACTCACTTATTTACGTGATGGTAAATCTGAAAGCGTAAAAGTGACCTTACAAGCAGACGATGGCACTCAAACAGCAAGCAAAACAGAACTTCCAGCATTAGACGGTGCAACCTTAAGCAACTATGATGCAAAAGGCGTTAAAGGTGTGGAGATTAGCAAAGTACAACCAAATTCAATGGCGGCACAACGCGGTTTAAAATCAGGTGATATCATCATCGGCATCAACCGTCAGCCAATTGAAAGTACGCAAGACTTACGCAAAGCGCTAGATGAAAAACCATCTGCCGTTGCACTCAATATCTTACGTGGCAAAAATAACTTCTACTTATTAGTGCAATAA
- the uvrB gene encoding excinuclease ABC subunit UvrB, with the protein MAEKINTKPFILHSDFKPSGDQPQAIEKLVENLEDGLAHQTLLGVTGSGKTFTIANVIATLNRPAMLLAPNKTLAAQLYAEMKAFFPENAVEYFVSYYDYYQPEAYVPSSDTFIEKDASINDQIEQMRLSATKSFLERRDTIVVASVSAIYGLGDPDSYLQMMLHLQQGAIIDQRQILAKLAELQYTRNDQAFQRGTFRVRGEVIDIFPAESDDRAVRIELFDDEIERLSLFDPLTGTSFGAVPRFTVYPKTHYVTPRERILDAIEKIKAELVQGREYFIKEHKLLEEQRITQRTQFDIEMMNELGYCSGIENYSRYLSGRNEGEPPPTLFDYMPSDAILIIDESHVTVPQIGGMYRGDRSRKETLVEYGFRLPSALDNRPLRFEEFERLAPQTIYVSATPGPYELEKSGTEIVDQVVRPTGLLDPQIEIRPVSIQVDDLLSEARQRADKNERVLVTTLTKKMAEDLTDYLDEHGIRVRYLHSDIDTVERVEIIRDLRLGEFDVLVGINLLREGLDIPEVSLVAILDADKEGFLRSERSLIQTIGRAARNLNGKAILYADSITKSMEKAITETNRRREKQMKYNEEHGIVPQALNKKVGELLDIGQGANQKAKSKQRGKTAAEPTALYNTPKSAKEFQQQIKKLEQQMYKFAQDLEFEKAAAVRDQLHQLREQFMISE; encoded by the coding sequence ATGGCAGAGAAAATTAATACTAAGCCTTTTATCCTTCATTCCGATTTTAAACCTTCTGGCGATCAGCCCCAAGCAATCGAAAAATTAGTCGAAAATTTAGAGGATGGTTTGGCCCATCAAACACTTCTCGGGGTAACGGGGTCAGGCAAAACCTTTACGATTGCGAATGTCATTGCGACATTAAACCGTCCGGCGATGTTACTTGCCCCAAATAAAACCCTTGCCGCTCAGCTTTATGCGGAAATGAAGGCGTTCTTTCCTGAAAACGCGGTGGAATATTTCGTTTCATACTATGATTATTATCAGCCAGAAGCTTATGTACCGAGTAGTGATACCTTTATCGAGAAAGATGCTTCTATTAATGATCAGATTGAACAGATGCGTCTTTCTGCCACGAAGTCGTTCTTAGAGCGTCGAGATACTATTGTAGTGGCGTCTGTATCCGCGATTTATGGTTTGGGTGATCCGGATAGCTATTTGCAGATGATGTTGCATTTACAGCAAGGTGCCATTATCGATCAACGTCAGATTTTAGCGAAGTTGGCGGAATTACAATATACAAGAAACGATCAAGCTTTTCAGCGTGGTACATTCCGGGTGCGCGGCGAAGTAATTGATATTTTCCCTGCAGAATCTGACGATCGTGCAGTACGAATTGAATTATTTGATGATGAAATTGAACGTTTAAGTTTATTTGATCCTTTAACGGGTACAAGTTTTGGCGCGGTTCCGCGTTTTACGGTGTATCCGAAAACTCACTATGTGACGCCAAGAGAGCGTATTTTAGATGCCATTGAGAAAATCAAAGCGGAGCTGGTACAAGGCCGTGAATATTTCATCAAGGAACATAAATTACTGGAAGAGCAGCGTATTACTCAGCGCACGCAATTTGATATTGAAATGATGAATGAGTTAGGCTATTGCTCAGGAATCGAAAACTATTCACGCTATCTTTCAGGCAGAAATGAGGGGGAACCGCCTCCGACATTATTTGATTATATGCCGTCTGATGCGATTTTGATTATTGATGAATCACACGTGACTGTTCCGCAAATTGGTGGGATGTATCGTGGTGACCGGTCACGTAAAGAAACCTTGGTCGAATATGGCTTCCGTTTGCCTTCTGCATTGGATAATCGTCCATTACGCTTTGAAGAGTTTGAACGTTTAGCGCCGCAGACGATTTACGTTTCTGCGACACCTGGCCCTTATGAGTTGGAAAAATCGGGTACTGAAATTGTCGATCAGGTTGTACGTCCAACGGGCTTACTCGATCCGCAAATTGAAATTCGTCCAGTATCTATTCAAGTGGATGATTTGCTCTCCGAAGCGCGTCAAAGAGCGGACAAAAATGAGCGTGTTTTAGTGACGACGCTAACGAAGAAAATGGCGGAAGATTTAACGGATTACTTAGACGAACACGGCATTCGTGTACGTTATCTGCATTCAGATATTGATACGGTTGAGCGTGTAGAGATTATTCGTGATTTACGTTTAGGTGAATTTGATGTATTGGTTGGTATCAACTTGTTACGTGAGGGCTTGGATATTCCAGAAGTTTCTCTTGTGGCGATTTTAGATGCCGATAAAGAAGGTTTCTTGCGTTCTGAGCGTTCCTTAATCCAAACCATCGGTCGAGCTGCTCGAAACTTAAATGGTAAAGCAATTTTGTATGCTGATAGTATTACTAAATCTATGGAAAAAGCCATTACCGAAACGAATCGCCGTCGTGAAAAACAAATGAAATACAATGAAGAGCACGGCATTGTTCCACAGGCATTAAATAAGAAAGTCGGCGAGTTATTAGATATTGGTCAAGGTGCAAATCAAAAAGCGAAATCGAAACAGCGTGGAAAAACGGCGGCTGAACCGACCGCACTTTACAATACGCCTAAATCAGCTAAAGAATTCCAACAACAAATTAAGAAATTGGAACAACAAATGTATAAATTTGCTCAAGATCTTGAGTTTGAAAAAGCGGCTGCAGTACGCGATCAACTTCATCAGCTGAGAGAGCAGTTTATGATATCGGAATAA
- a CDS encoding TIGR01619 family protein, whose amino-acid sequence MDMANWQNYRSQVNGMPAVFTANIEDLDVYHGKHLSKVVQFTVPYQGDEDGLPNEDEYEKLINRLFKILAQLTALPNVFFAGHFICNHQAKMHFYCEHDALLKETLQQLDFVSEINVQDDPNWDTYFDFLLASPLEMKLNATEEILSMLNSKGRNLSDTYLIEHTFHFDEEEKMFPFMDELTLGKVSFSTLKYSSQAIQTEEDEQPYFMVKLEQELSLDSNEIFEWVERFEKLAMEFSGEYIGWECDNLMDDRSSLN is encoded by the coding sequence ATGGATATGGCAAATTGGCAGAATTACCGTTCCCAAGTGAATGGCATGCCTGCCGTGTTTACCGCAAATATTGAAGATTTAGATGTTTATCATGGTAAACATCTTAGTAAAGTTGTGCAATTTACCGTGCCTTATCAGGGAGATGAGGATGGTTTACCGAATGAAGACGAATATGAAAAATTGATTAATCGTCTTTTTAAAATCCTTGCACAATTGACCGCACTTCCGAATGTTTTCTTTGCTGGGCACTTTATTTGCAACCATCAGGCAAAAATGCATTTTTATTGTGAACACGATGCTTTGCTTAAAGAAACCCTTCAACAGCTTGATTTTGTCTCAGAAATCAATGTGCAGGATGATCCCAATTGGGATACCTATTTCGATTTCTTATTGGCTTCTCCATTGGAAATGAAATTAAATGCGACGGAAGAGATTTTGAGTATGCTGAACAGCAAAGGGCGTAATTTAAGTGATACTTATTTGATTGAGCATACTTTCCATTTTGATGAAGAAGAAAAAATGTTTCCCTTTATGGATGAACTAACGCTTGGAAAAGTGTCTTTTAGTACGCTGAAATATTCAAGCCAAGCCATCCAGACGGAAGAAGATGAACAGCCTTATTTCATGGTGAAATTGGAGCAAGAGCTTTCATTAGACAGTAATGAGATCTTCGAGTGGGTAGAGCGCTTTGAAAAATTAGCTATGGAGTTTTCAGGCGAATATATTGGCTGGGAATGTGATAACTTAATGGATGATCGTTCATCGTTAAATTAG
- the xthA gene encoding exodeoxyribonuclease III produces the protein MKFISFNINGLRARPHQLEAIIEKYQPDVIGLQEIKVADEDFPYTITENLGYHVFHHGQKGHYGVALLTKQEPKAVRRGFPTDNEDAQKRIIMADLETPFGLLTVINGYFPQGESRAHETKFPAKEKFYADLQRYLEQDHDKANPVLIMGDMNISPSDLDIGIGDENRKRWLRTGKCSFLPEEREWYQRLYDYGLEDTFRKLNPTVNDKFSWFDYRSKGFDDNRGLRIDHILVNRQLAERCVDVGIALDIRAMEKPSDHAPIWAEFK, from the coding sequence ATGAAATTTATCTCTTTTAATATTAATGGCTTACGTGCCCGTCCTCATCAACTTGAAGCAATTATTGAAAAATACCAACCGGATGTGATTGGTTTACAAGAAATCAAAGTAGCAGATGAGGATTTTCCTTATACAATTACTGAAAATCTGGGTTATCACGTTTTTCATCACGGGCAAAAAGGCCACTATGGTGTAGCCTTATTAACTAAACAAGAACCAAAAGCAGTGCGTCGTGGTTTTCCAACTGATAATGAAGATGCGCAAAAACGCATTATTATGGCAGATTTAGAAACCCCGTTTGGTTTGTTAACGGTAATTAATGGCTATTTTCCACAAGGCGAAAGCCGTGCTCATGAAACCAAGTTTCCGGCAAAAGAAAAATTTTATGCGGATCTTCAACGCTATTTAGAACAAGATCATGATAAAGCTAATCCAGTTTTAATTATGGGGGATATGAATATTAGCCCAAGCGATTTAGATATTGGCATTGGCGATGAAAATCGTAAACGTTGGTTGCGTACTGGCAAATGTTCATTCTTACCCGAAGAGCGTGAATGGTATCAACGCTTATACGATTATGGTTTAGAAGATACGTTCCGTAAATTAAACCCAACAGTCAATGACAAGTTCTCGTGGTTTGATTATCGCTCAAAAGGTTTCGATGATAATCGTGGATTACGTATCGATCATATTTTAGTGAATCGTCAATTAGCAGAGCGTTGCGTTGATGTCGGTATTGCATTAGATATTCGTGCAATGGAAAAACCGTCCGATCACGCACCAATTTGGGCTGAGTTTAAATAG